AGCCAGAATAGTATCGACAGCGATATTGCCGAGGCAGACGAGAAAGATTCTACAGATCACGACGATGCCAAAACTGCAACATCTTCCAAGGCTtcagctgctgctcctggATCTGCCCATGCGACAAAGCCCATCCCCACGCTGTCTCATCAACGGTACCCTGGGCGAAATCTGTCATCCTCCATAGCAAACAACTTGGCATCCGCTCGAGGAATTCGATCAAAGTATCCCAGCCAGCCTCTGACACCCAGCATTTCCAACGACCAGGCTCCTGGAAGTTTGGAAGTGCATCCCCGCAGGGAGGGCTCCACGAGAGGCTCCAAAACCCTGGGTTCTCTGGACCACTCACGCAAGCCAGGCTGGGTTCCCCCTGTCATTGCAGAGGATGCATCTCATGAGCCCAACAAGGTCGAACAGAATACCGGCAGTTCGACCCCTAGCGAGGGCTTCTCCAGGTTTTATAGCACATTTGGCACTTTGATCAATCGTCTCTCCGCGCCTCTCGCCTTCGCCGGGCTGCCATTAATCTCGGAGGAGTCATCAGTCACCTCTGATCAGACCAGCCCCGTCCGCCCCCCAgaacccacccctccacgAAAGCGCCAATGGACCGCGCATCccccaacgacgacaaccgcTACTACCGAACCTGATCTCAAAAAGATATACTCCCGCGCGGCCCTCCGATCCCTTCCTCGAGATCCGAGCGCTGCCGACTCTTTTTATTTTGTCCCTACGAGCGGGCATACCGTATCTTACGCTAGCATCCTTCATCATGAAACGAAAGAACGTCGTCGTCTTGCAGCCTCCATACACCGCGATCCCAACAGCCtagaggatgacgacgaagacgactTTGTTGACGCACAAGAGATCCAGATACCTCCTCAACTTGGCTCTCGCAGACCACCGTCTCTACTATCATCACACTCGGGCAAATCTCGGGCAACAAACGAAAAAGACCATCTTAAAAATGTTGTCGAGGAGCTCCAACTCGAGAACGCTTCGCTCAAGGATGCCCTGGATAGAGTGAGCAAACGTCTACACGCGTTCGAACTCAACAGCCAGAGTTCCCACCTGGCGTTGGCACAAAGCTTACGGTTGCAAAGACCCGGATCGCCAATGAGTGCTTCGAGCGGTGGTGGGTACGGACATTTGCCCCCAGGTGGAGGTTCAGGAGAGGAAGCGGCtctgaagaagaggaacgcggagttggaggagcagctgGCTGAGCTGACAAAGAGGATGGTGGCCAGGGAGAAAGATTATGACAGGCTAGAGCAGACAGTAGAGAAATACAGGGATAGGTGGGAGAAATTGAAAGCTGGGGccaaggcgaggagggaggcgcaAAGTGGTCCTTCGACTGCTGGAGCTGGTACTGCCGGCGATAGAGGAGAGGGGGCGGTGAATGTGTCTaaaagatgatgaagctttttgagatggtggttgaggCAGCATGTTTGTGATATCATTTTCCCTGGAGCGGATATAGCCAATATATGAACTTGTAATGATTCTTCTTGCATAGCGCTGATGTAAACGTTGATTACTGAACATAAAGATGCCGAAATCACTTGGAGGAATAGCATTCTTCTTGAACCATTCTGAAATTTTATGTTGTCTAATCGACAAAAACTTCAGCATCGTTTGTGCCAAGACCCTCCATTCCCCTGAATTCTTGGcagggggtggatgttggTTGCCATGCAGCAACGCAAGTCACTCCCGTTGTAGGCTCTTTTCAtttctgttttgttttcttctttcccttcctgTCCTCTTCATCCCTTCCTGCTCACCAATCCTAACTcgctttcttcctcttgaaTAAACCCATGTCCCTAAAGCAACTGTTGCCCTTTCCCATCCTGCTtttcccaacctcccccaaaggCCAATCGACCTATGCAGCAACGAATACCACCATTCTCCTAGTCTTATAAATACTTGAAGAGAAACGATGAGAATTGTAGGTTGTATGAAAACATGACAAAATCAAAAGACAGAAGAAGTGCGGGAAAACTTCAGGCTAAAAGGAGATACAGCAAAAGGGTAGCAAAAAAAGTCGAAAAATAGGGATGTTGATACTATCTACATAtaaatcctccaccacacaaTTCAATTATCTTCGCTTTCCGTCGTCGTGGCCCTCATCACATCTAGGTGTCGTAATGCAACTGTCTTTCCCACCGCTGTCTTTCGGTCTCTTCTCACTCCTTTGatgccctcctcttctccttttcgtTATCTTTTCGCCCCCCTTCAAAACATCGCATGCATTTCAATATCCCTCCACCAGCTACCTAATATACCACCCGTCATAAATTCTCCACTCCCGCGCCCAAGAGACGAATTCGAAAATATATGCACAGACACATCCCAATCCGCAAAATGTTTCCCCCTTGTCCACCACGAGAATCCCCCTTGACACCAATCTTATAAGTCCACCCATACCCGCAGCGTATCTACCCAGAGAAGTGGAACTGGGTCGCCTCCAACTGTCCTAGACCATCCCGAGGCGCCACATACCGGCGGCGGTATGTGTTGGTAAAGTCCTGCATCAGAATACGGATCTGTCTCCGGTCGGAATCTGATCCGCTGAGTTTCTCCTTAATCTTGCTGAGAAGGCGGTTGGCTTCCACGGGCGTGACGGTTCCCGCGGGAAGCATTCGGATGGTGCTCTCAACCCACGCAGCTGTCTCCTGAGGAAGGAGCTGGAACATGTGCAGCAAGACGCCGCTACCATCGGCGAAACAGTCGCTGGGGAAGGTGAACATCATGCCCGCCATGGTCTGTTTAATCAGCGCTCCGCCCTGCTCGAGCAGGAGTTGTTTGACAATCTGGCGAAGCTGGGCGCCGGCTGTTCCAAGGGCATCACTGGAAGTGGCTGGGTTTGGCCCACCGTATGTGAGGAGATCGCGGATGTAGTGAAGGGCTGCCGAAACGggctcctgcttctccaggGACAAAGCCGAAATAGCAGCCTGAAAGATAGGGGTGAAGAGCGGAGAGGGTATAAGTTTGGTGGGATAATAAAGAAGGGCGTCGATGAGCAGGCGGTAAAAGTCCTCAATGACGTCTGGGAGATCGATAGGCTTAATATCGCTCATAGTGCGGAGAACATTTGTCGCCTGCGCCTCGAAGAAGACATAGATGTCGTTAGTAATGCCATCTTCGACGTGTTCTCTGTCCTCTGAAAACTCCCTCAAGACTGCACTGGTGGCCCAGAGGAAGCACCCCTGCTTCGATGCGGCAAACCCTTCAGCCAACTTGTTGGCCAATGGTCCGAGAAGAGGGGTGATGGCGGTTCTGTAAGAAATCACCATGTTCCGCCAGCACCGGCACACACGCTCGCAAATTGGGATGAACGTGATGAAGTTATCCAGAATGGTTGACAGAATCGGGAACACCTCTTGCCAGTACTTGACCGCAGGATTCTCCTGGTCACTGGGAATATATGGCACCACGTATTGTGCAAAGTTAGTaaggaggttgatgtgaTCTGACAACCATGTTAGTGCTAATCCAGACAGGTGTCGCGCAAGGAGAACGTACCAGCAAGATCAACCTTGGATTTCTCGTCCGTTGCTTGGTTGGCCTTGACCATCAGCCGGTTGATCAAGGGGTCGCAGTACAGCTTGAGCAAGCGGTAAATTTCCTCTGGCTTTTGAACACCAAGGACGACAGCGACGCCCTCAGtaacctcctccttgctAGGCATAGGAAGCTTGTCAAGGATGCCGTCGTAAAAAGCCTGCAGCTGGATCACCTGCGGGCTGAGCAGGGTCTTACAATCAGTGCAAAAGTACTTGAAAGACTGAGCCGCAGCGCGCAGAATCTCCTGCGAGTCAGCTTGAAAGGAAGAGACGATATACTGGAATTGAGACTCGAGAAACTCCGGATGGGCCGCAGTCCATTCGGTATAGCGGCCGAAAACCATGATGGCCGCGAATCGAAGCTTCTCGTTGCTCACGGGGATCTGCACCAAAAGCGGGAAGATTTGGGGAAGGACAGAACTGTCACCATTATCCACCATGCGTCCCATAGCACGCATGGCAAAAAGGGGTGCCTCCAACGATTGCCAGTGGGGAACAGAAGTGGGAGTGGCAAGACCTCCAAACTTCTCCTGCCACAATTTGATGGCGTCGTAGACCTTGGTAAGGCATGCCGAGACCCCCATCACCTCGCAGGAATCTTTCAGCGTATCTCCCATATGATGGCGGAACTCTCTGAatttctcctcttgctcaCGATCGCCGTCGAAGAGGTCAACATTGTTGGGGTCGTCCGATGCTGGATACTCGAGCTGTTTCAACAGGATGTCGACTAGCTGGGCAAAGACGTCCACGAGCTGCACCCGAGCCTCCATGTAATGGTCCAAAGTCAGGTACTGCTTAAGCTCGTACCAAAAGTTGAAGGTATAGTGGAGCacgtccttctccttgtctcTGGCGCAACATTCAAGAAGGCAGTCCACAATAGGGCGGAAGTGTTGAGGGTCGCGAGCAACCAGCAAGGCCCAAGACTCACCAGCCTCGGCGAAGACGCGGGTGATCGCCTTGAATCCCTCGGTatcgtcctcgtcgacgAGAGCCTGAATGCGTGGCCTGAGCTCAAGAAGCCTcggaaggaggagggcaatCGTATCGCGGTTgtcatccacctccttcgtCTCTCGGCAAATCACAGTAAGGcagtcagcagcagccaaaagCGAGTTGTCGTTGGCCACTCCATGTAAAACCGCACTCATGAGAGGAGAGCTGACCACAACACCCACGGGCACCTCACGCAACCATGAGCTGATGCAGTCGAAAAGCTGAGGGTTGGTAGCCGCAGCAGCTGCCAAGTCGTCAGCGAGGAACCACAAGAGTCACCCAGGGGCCAAACCAGATGGGGAAACTTACGAGAAGACTGTGCATAGTTGATAAGCAGTTGCACCACCTGCTCAGCATTGTCCCCCAGCAGTTCCGATGTCCTCTGGGAGAGTTCTTCTTCCTGTCATGACCCAATTAGATATTGATCCCAGGCCGATCCACCAAAAACGGAATGTCGTGAGGTAAAGATAGAGGCAGAGGCGTGTCGCAAGATATCGGTCCACATACAGAGAGGGTGATTTTTCGTCCTTCCGTGACTTCTTCTGGAAGGACACGGAGGAAATCCAGGATGCAGGCGTGGCTTGTGACGTCGTTCCCAAGAGTTGATACAACGGTGGGCAAAACATCCTTCCATGTCTGCATCTGGATCGCCAAGATTGCGAGGCAGACACAAAGCTGAACCCGCACCGGCTTAGGGCCGGGCG
This genomic stretch from Podospora bellae-mahoneyi strain CBS 112042 chromosome 1 map unlocalized CBS112042p_1.2, whole genome shotgun sequence harbors:
- the MTR10 gene encoding Nuclear import receptor (COG:U; EggNog:ENOG503NUD3; BUSCO:EOG09260Z5E), translated to MASNGVEDAFAVGSVLQAMLTMRSGDNDKKKQAADYLAKFQKSKAAWTTTISILQSSTEAEAQLFAATTLKGKITYDLATQVSEGDLPALRSQILLLLKKYAPGPKPVRVQLCVCLAILAIQMQTWKDVLPTVVSTLGNDVTSHACILDFLRVLPEEVTEGRKITLSEEELSQRTSELLGDNAEQVVQLLINYAQSSPAAATNPQLFDCISSWLREVPVGVVVSSPLMSAVLHGVANDNSLLAAADCLTVICRETKEVDDNRDTIALLLPRLLELRPRIQALVDEDDTEGFKAITRVFAEAGESWALLVARDPQHFRPIVDCLLECCARDKEKDVLHYTFNFWYELKQYLTLDHYMEARVQLVDVFAQLVDILLKQLEYPASDDPNNVDLFDGDREQEEKFREFRHHMGDTLKDSCEVMGVSACLTKVYDAIKLWQEKFGGLATPTSVPHWQSLEAPLFAMRAMGRMVDNGDSSVLPQIFPLLVQIPVSNEKLRFAAIMVFGRYTEWTAAHPEFLESQFQYIVSSFQADSQEILRAAAQSFKYFCTDCKTLLSPQVIQLQAFYDGILDKLPMPSKEEVTEGVAVVLGVQKPEEIYRLLKLYCDPLINRLMVKANQATDEKSKVDLADHINLLTNFAQYVVPYIPSDQENPAVKYWQEVFPILSTILDNFITFIPICERVCRCWRNMVISYRTAITPLLGPLANKLAEGFAASKQGCFLWATSAVLREFSEDREHVEDGITNDIYVFFEAQATNVLRTMSDIKPIDLPDVIEDFYRLLIDALLYYPTKLIPSPLFTPIFQAAISALSLEKQEPVSAALHYIRDLLTYGGPNPATSSDALGTAGAQLRQIVKQLLLEQGGALIKQTMAGMMFTFPSDCFADGSGVLLHMFQLLPQETAAWVESTIRMLPAGTVTPVEANRLLSKIKEKLSGSDSDRRQIRILMQDFTNTYRRRYVAPRDGLGQLEATQFHFSG
- a CDS encoding uncharacterized protein (EggNog:ENOG503NVZJ), which produces MMESAALTKAHDHARAASIATQTSDTTVAVTEHAQAAGEFANAAKGTTSIEALRMLSLLEQHHKRLSELLKLPLGLPSQNSIDSDIAEADEKDSTDHDDAKTATSSKASAAAPGSAHATKPIPTLSHQRYPGRNLSSSIANNLASARGIRSKYPSQPLTPSISNDQAPGSLEVHPRREGSTRGSKTLGSLDHSRKPGWVPPVIAEDASHEPNKVEQNTGSSTPSEGFSRFYSTFGTLINRLSAPLAFAGLPLISEESSVTSDQTSPVRPPEPTPPRKRQWTAHPPTTTTATTEPDLKKIYSRAALRSLPRDPSAADSFYFVPTSGHTVSYASILHHETKERRRLAASIHRDPNSLEDDDEDDFVDAQEIQIPPQLGSRRPPSLLSSHSGKSRATNEKDHLKNVVEELQLENASLKDALDRVSKRLHAFELNSQSSHLALAQSLRLQRPGSPMSASSGGGYGHLPPGGGSGEEAALKKRNAELEEQLAELTKRMVAREKDYDRLEQTVEKYRDRWEKLKAGAKARREAQSGPSTAGAGTAGDRGEGAVNVSKR